The Setaria viridis chromosome 2, Setaria_viridis_v4.0, whole genome shotgun sequence DNA window GGAGACACTGATAGAAAATCAGATTTTAAGGATCTTTCCTGAATAAAGATCTAAACCATAGAGAATATGGAAAATGGTAATTGGTAAATCACCTTAAAGGCTAAAAAGGGTCCATAAAAGTTGAAGTCTCCCTATAATGCAGAACCAAACACACTGATCCATATGTGCAAGAATAAAGAAAACATGATTTCTTTAAGAACAAGGAAAAGACAGAAGACATGAATCGAACAATACCAAAAGTTCTGTGGGCTACGCTTAGCAGCAGAAATAACTACTGCAAAACCGAAATCTGCTCCTGGTCCCTCTATATCTTTTCCACTGGTACAATAAACGGCACAGACCCCTTTGGGATAAGCTTCAGCAACATATTTTGACAATTCAACATCTAAAGCACTCCTGTATTAATACATAAGATTAGGCAACATATGTTGAGTTGGGTGGTATAATATGGAAGCTGAGAATGAGTAAAAGGAAAGAAGTTGAGCTAGTCTACCTAAACTCTTCAATATAAGCTGATGGAAGCTCCTCATCTGCAGCAGGCCTCAATTTTGTACAAGTCTTTTATCATGAAAATACAAAACATTATGGATTCATTAAATGAAGATCTATATTTGAGAGTGACCATATAAAATCTGTAAAACTAGAAAGAGCCCCACATCCATATACTTAATAAGAAACTTCACCAAACACCTTAAGGTAAACTATTCTCTAAGATGATTAGATTGTTTGGTGTACTATGTTTCCTAACATTGAAAAACATCAGCTGTACAGTTGGTATAACAGATCTGTTTAGTATGGCAGGGGAAACACTGTTAGTGCTGTGCAACATTACCTGTTTAATATGATCAACAGTAGCAACTTGAGCAGTCCTGGGGTCCAGATAATTATTCTTGTCAAGCTCCCCAAATGTTGTGATGATTATCTGCACACACACAATTGAAATCAATGTTTCATCAAAATTTCGGCAAGCATAAAGGCATTATACCCAACTTTCATTTGACAGTGACCATTGCAACACAAAATGCCCCTACTTATCATGTTATCAAAGGGAGGGATCTGCCAAAATGTTTTTAAGTTCTCATAAACAACAATTATGCAGTCCGCAGGTGCTCTGAGCCTCTGAATCTAAAAGCATAGTAGCAATGACTGATGCAAAAAGGCAGGATTCCTATGACTTAATTACTAGTAATTTACAGATGGCGATGCTATTGCAGATATAGCCTCCCTTCCCAAAATCATAACCGCTGCGCATATTAAGAATACGAAACGCCAGAGCGAATCAGCAAACAGAAATCAGGAGAGAGATGCTCACGTCGCCACTGCGGTCCGGGAGCTCGAGGGACACGAGGTGGGCCTTGTTGTACTCCGGGaaggcctccgcggcggcggcctcgtacACCGCGTCGTCCCCCAGCAGAGCGCGCACATCTGCGGacccacgccacgccacgcatTCGAGCAGAGTCAAAAATCGAGCCGGATTGCACGCATAGGATCAGGAGGAAAGGAGGGGGGTTGCCTTTGGCGACGTAGTGGATCTCGCCGGCGGGCGCGTTGGAGAGGAACCAGACGGCGATCTCCCGCTTCTGGCGGTCGCTgagcggctcgccggcgccgccttcgTCCGACATTCCGGGCCCTGGAGCGGCTGGGGGCGGTGggtgagggaggggagggaggggggaagGCGATGTGGAGTGCGCGGAAAGGGTGGGACGAGGGAGAGGGCGTGGGGAGACGGTGATGGTCGATGGCTACACGGACGGACGGCACGTGGGAGCAGACGGGGAGGCGGGGTGGTGCCGACTCGGGACGGTTGACGATGGTCCGAGTACACATCGGACGGACGGACGGGGCCGGTCACTAGTCTGCGTTCGTTTTGGATGTTTCCCTGCAGGCTATGGTAGAGGAGCTTTCTAGATTGCCACTTGCGTAAAGTTTAAGAAATCTAATTTGTAGACGTGTCAAGTGTCATTATtcattataatatttttaatCAGAATTTTACAAGTCACACCAGTCTAATAGGCCGGTTATCTTACTGTACCAACGAGAAAGTTGATACCGAACTTGACCCACTGAATCAAAATTACAGTGTAACACTGCTTGAATCAcgtcatttttcttcttttcataaGCACTCCGTCTATCTTGCATTTTACCGTATACTCggtttttatttattgtgtacTTTTTATAATCTCTTACTTTCACTCAtgcaatatttttctctatgcACTATAACTAGTGCGTGCTGGCACTCTTTTACGGTCGTAATTTCGCACCATCTTTTATCGAGATCTGACAACATCTCGTTAACTCTCCACCGCGctcgcctcctccaccaccaccacagcataGTTATTGAAGTTTGATTACGGGTTTCATTATGATCGCCTCTTACTATGATCCGACTTTCACTGGATTTTGAAATCTAACCTATTTTCACATTCTACCGGTTTATGTGATCCACTCACCAGTAATTCATGAGTAAAATTCTCGGTTTTTAGGATCCGGCTTCAGCAATACTTCATGAGCTTAATTTCAAAGTTTTGATTACGGTTCATGAAGTATTGCTACAAGGTTTTGACAAGGTTTTGCGGGTGACAAAAAGTATCAAATTATCACCGTTTCGATATGTTTACGGTTTGTACTTTGTACCGTAATCGAAATTAGACGCGAAATTACCGGCGGCTACTTGATCCCGTCGATCCCCTGTCCCCGATTTCAAATCCAAACTCCGCCGCCAGCATCCATTTCCCCGTTCGCagttccctcccctccccttcctcctcgcggccgccgccaacaCTTCCCAGCTACCGCGCGCACGCCGCCATCCCATGCGCCGCCGTCCCTCGGCGGCATGAGCAGCGCTGCAGCCCGCCACTGCCGCAAGCGCCGCCGCGACGATGCTCACGGGGGCGCCTCCccgactcgccgccgccgcctcctcgctccCACCCCGTTCCCCGCCGTCCGGTGCTTCGGCCTTCGCATCGCGCTCGCCAGCGCGCCTCACCTTCCCTGCAAGCATTGC harbors:
- the LOC117842420 gene encoding F-actin-capping protein subunit alpha translates to MSDEGGAGEPLSDRQKREIAVWFLSNAPAGEIHYVAKDVRALLGDDAVYEAAAAEAFPEYNKAHLVSLELPDRSGDIIITTFGELDKNNYLDPRTAQVATVDHIKQTCTKLRPAADEELPSAYIEEFRSALDVELSKYVAEAYPKGVCAVYCTSGKDIEGPGADFGFAVVISAAKRSPQNFCNGSWRSIWTMEFNYELQFVDIKGKIQVDAHYFEEGNVQLDTNIDRKDSTIMQSPDDSAVSIASIIRHHESEYLSSLEESYLNLSDATFKDLRRKLPVTRTLFPWHNTLAFSLTRDLAKELALGK